CGCCTGAGCAGCAAAGTATTTTATAACATATGATTGGTGGTTTTAATGTCAAAGTTTAGACACTAAACCATACCAATAATTATACCGTTTTTTTCCTATTATATCAAGGATTTTGCCGTCTAATTTTTTTCTGTAACAAAAGTGTAATATCATATTATAGGGATAACAAAAAGCTTTAACCAAGCCGTTTCAAGAGGATGAGAACAACAAAAAACGACCTTGATAATTTGATGATCAAAACAAAATAAAAGAGCCCCTGCAGGGCTCTATCCAACAAAAGTCAGTCATAAAATCCGACACTTGAGATAGAAAACCTGTTTAGGACTCTCTGTGTTTTTATTGAAACTCTGCTTCGACTCGGTAAATAACCTGACCCTTGCTAGAAAATTTTTGTTCATACTCAGTTAGGACATTGCCTTCAAAGTCACTGGCATGAAGATCCAGCCAAACACCTTTGAGAACCATGCCATACTGCGAAAAGCTGACCAGGCTGTATTCGAACAAGCCACGATTGTCCGTTTTGAAGTGGATTTCACCTTTTTCTGGCAAAATTTGCTTGAAGGTATCCAAGAAGGACTTATAGGTCAAGCGACGTTTTTCATGCCGTTTCTTAGGCCATGGATCAGAGAAGTTCAAGTAAAGTCGGTCAATTTCTCCGTCTGCAAAATAGTTGGTCAATTCCGAACCATCCACCCAGAGCAGCTTAATATTGGGTACATCAGCCTCCAAAACCTTATCCAAGGCGTAACTAAGGACAGACTTCTGAATGTCAATCCCGATGTAATTGATGTCTGGATTAGCCTTGGCCATCCCTGTGATAAAAGCTCCTTTACCACTCCCAACTTCAACATGGATCGGATGGTCGTTTCCAAAAATTTCTCGCCACTTTCCCTTGGCATCAACTGGATTTAGAACCACATAGTGGGGGTTCGCTTCTAATAGTTCAGTCGCCCCCTTACGATTTCTTACTCTCATCTTACCTTTCCATACTTAGAACGGAAGTTGCGTAGAGCGTAAATCTCCCGGTTCACATTTTCTAAATCATTATTTTCGTAATATTTAGCAATCTGCATCAAATAAGAGTATTGACCAAACCAATACAGTTTTTTGATAACCTTGTCATTGTACTTATAACCGTAGTAGGTCAACCACTCCTGCCAATTGGTATCTGGGATATAATGACTCAATATATGAGCAACATCCAACATTCTGTCCGTCAGCCGAACCGAATCCCAATCCACCAAATAAATCAAGCCACTATCCGTCTGAAACCAGTTGCTATGTCGTACATCACCGTGGACAATCGTTGCATAGTCTTCACGAAAAGCAGGGACCGTTTGCCGCAAATCCCGAATAATAGATTGCAGGTACTGATTGTTCCTTAAAACGACTGGTGCTTGATTAAGCCAGCTATTGATTAGATCGATTGGCGTTTCCAAAATATAACCCAATTTGGCCAACTGAGTCATCAGAGGCTTCGACCGATGCAAACGCGTTAAAATATTGATCACTTGCTTTTTAGACATATCATTAGGCGTTAAAATGGCACCTGAAAGCCACTCTTGTCCACTCATGACATTGCCATCTGGCAAGCGTCGACTCCACAGAAGTTGCGGAGCAATTTGTTCTCTGGCTAAGCCTGCCAGAATCGGGGTCGTATTCATCTTGACGAAAACTCGCCCCCCGTCTGGATAAGTTCCCATATAGGCCTTTCCGCTCTTACCAGCTATTGGTGTCAGGGCTAGCTCGTTATCAACCAAGACCATGATTCCCCTCCTTAAAAAGTTTCCTCACTATTTTACTAATTTTCATTCTTTTAGTCAACCAATCTTTTTAGTTTATATGGCAAATAGACTAGATACAAAAAGATTGTCACTCCAAGCATTGCTAACACTGCCATTCTATCTTGGAAAAAGAGCACTGCCACTAGCGTTTCAAAAAGCAAAACACTATGCCCAACCCCTATGATGACCTGTCTTGCGCCTTTGATTTTAGACTTACTATTCAGCGGGAAAAGCTGGGTTAAATACTGATAATCAAAGGCTTCATACAAGGCCAGCAACTGAAAGAGCAGAAGATAGTTAAAAAGGACGACAAAACCTGCAGCAATCCAAGACTGGCTGACGAAGACAATCGTTAAGAGGGCTAAAAGTAGAAGACGCAAGGTCAGAGGTAATAAATCGCCATTGCGAAGATAGGAGCGTAAAAACATGTTTTGCCAAGTCTTAGCATGGGTCTTAGGCAAAAGTCTCGTCAGCCCGTCCAAATAAGCTCTTCTTTTGACACTATTAGAAATGCCTTTCACATTTGTAAAGAGGGCAAAGAAACGAAGAACTTTCTGCTTGCGGCCTTCCTCAGCTGCAATTGCATATTGCCAATTGAGACGATCAAACAAGAAAAAGCGACGCCCTTTGAACTGAAAGACTAGCCATTTTAGCAATAACATAAGGAGACAGTACAGCCCAAAATCCCAGAATGGCAAACCTAGAGCCAAAAACAGGGGGGCTAGCAAGATCAGCAACAAGGTTTGCAGCAGACCAAAGAGAATATACGAACGCTGGATTTGTCCCTTGACAAACTCAATAACTGCCCGCTCCTGCACTAGCAAGAAGAGCTTATCCGGCTTCTCAAGATAGGTTGCAATATTACCAAAAGGAAGAATGACCACAGAAAACAAGACTAATCCTACTATGATCGGCCAAGACTGACTAGGAAAATTCCGCAGCAATTGATTGTACTGAACCGCCAGAAATCCGAGAAAAATCAATAGAAACAAGACAAAGTGATCATTGAGAACATAGCGCAGATACTTCAGACACCGCTGACGGAAATCTTGCTTGCGTTTAGAAAATACTTCTTTCATAGCGCAGCCTCTTCCGTCAAGGCCAGATAGATGTCATTGAGACTAGCGTCCGGCATCTGAAATTCTCCTCGCAACTCAGCTAGATTGCCTTTGGCGCGCACCTGCCCTTTATGCAAAATCACAAAGCTATCACACATCTTCTCAGCTGAGTCCAAAACATGGGTACTCATGAGGATGGACTTACCTTTTTTCTTTTCCTCATCCAAGAGCTGGATAAGGTCTGCAATAGCTACCGGATCCAGCCCCAGAAAAGGCTCATCCACGATAAAAAGACTAGGATCTACCACGAAAGCACAGATAATCATGACCTTCTGCTTCATCCCCTTAGAGAAATGCACTGGAAACCAGTCCAACTTATCCTTGAGTCGGAAGATAGTTAAGAGGCGCTCCACGCGCTCAAAAGCGACTTCCTGCTCAATATCGTAAGCCATGGCAACCGTTTCAATATGCTCACGCAGGGTCAACTCCTCATAAAGGCTCGGTGTCTCTGGGATAAAGCCAATCTTCTTACGGTAAGCGCTAGGATTTTTTCCCAGCTGCAAACCATCAATCCGAATTTCTCCCTTGTAAGGTGTCAATAAACCGATAATTTCATTGATGGTAGTGGATTTACCAGCACCATTGAGACCAATTAAACCGACCAGCTGACCATCGCCCACTTCAAAGCTGACATCCTTTAAAACCGGGATATTTACATAGCCGCCCGTAAGCTCTTTGATTTCTAACATATTTTCTCCAAATCTGGTATAATAGTTCTTATATTATAACAAAATCTAGCGAATAGAGGTATCATTTATGGCTGATTGTATTTTTTGTAAGATTATTGCAGGGGAGATCCCGTCTTCTAAAGTTTATGAAGATGACCAGGTAGTTGCCTTTCTAGACATTTCTCAGGTCACTCC
Above is a window of Streptococcus cristatus ATCC 51100 DNA encoding:
- the trmB gene encoding tRNA (guanosine(46)-N7)-methyltransferase TrmB, with protein sequence MRVRNRKGATELLEANPHYVVLNPVDAKGKWREIFGNDHPIHVEVGSGKGAFITGMAKANPDINYIGIDIQKSVLSYALDKVLEADVPNIKLLWVDGSELTNYFADGEIDRLYLNFSDPWPKKRHEKRRLTYKSFLDTFKQILPEKGEIHFKTDNRGLFEYSLVSFSQYGMVLKGVWLDLHASDFEGNVLTEYEQKFSSKGQVIYRVEAEFQ
- the ccrZ gene encoding cell cycle regulator CcrZ — protein: MVLVDNELALTPIAGKSGKAYMGTYPDGGRVFVKMNTTPILAGLAREQIAPQLLWSRRLPDGNVMSGQEWLSGAILTPNDMSKKQVINILTRLHRSKPLMTQLAKLGYILETPIDLINSWLNQAPVVLRNNQYLQSIIRDLRQTVPAFREDYATIVHGDVRHSNWFQTDSGLIYLVDWDSVRLTDRMLDVAHILSHYIPDTNWQEWLTYYGYKYNDKVIKKLYWFGQYSYLMQIAKYYENNDLENVNREIYALRNFRSKYGKVR
- a CDS encoding ABC transporter permease yields the protein MKEVFSKRKQDFRQRCLKYLRYVLNDHFVLFLLIFLGFLAVQYNQLLRNFPSQSWPIIVGLVLFSVVILPFGNIATYLEKPDKLFLLVQERAVIEFVKGQIQRSYILFGLLQTLLLILLAPLFLALGLPFWDFGLYCLLMLLLKWLVFQFKGRRFFLFDRLNWQYAIAAEEGRKQKVLRFFALFTNVKGISNSVKRRAYLDGLTRLLPKTHAKTWQNMFLRSYLRNGDLLPLTLRLLLLALLTIVFVSQSWIAAGFVVLFNYLLLFQLLALYEAFDYQYLTQLFPLNSKSKIKGARQVIIGVGHSVLLFETLVAVLFFQDRMAVLAMLGVTIFLYLVYLPYKLKRLVD
- a CDS encoding ABC transporter ATP-binding protein, whose product is MLEIKELTGGYVNIPVLKDVSFEVGDGQLVGLIGLNGAGKSTTINEIIGLLTPYKGEIRIDGLQLGKNPSAYRKKIGFIPETPSLYEELTLREHIETVAMAYDIEQEVAFERVERLLTIFRLKDKLDWFPVHFSKGMKQKVMIICAFVVDPSLFIVDEPFLGLDPVAIADLIQLLDEEKKKGKSILMSTHVLDSAEKMCDSFVILHKGQVRAKGNLAELRGEFQMPDASLNDIYLALTEEAAL